Part of the Vespa velutina chromosome 7, iVesVel2.1, whole genome shotgun sequence genome, aaggagatattttattctcaatattaatatttttataaatttaaggTATTTCAAGTACATCCGGAATATGTACAATTAAATCCTGCATTTCGAGATTATGCAGAAAGAAGTGCTCGTGTGGAAGAAGTATTACGAAAGTGGAAGGCAGATGAAAAGTTTATTACATTACATGGTTGGAGAGAAGAATATTATGAAGTTCGTGCTCAGTTTAATACACAACCTTTATTTAAAATGGATCGATCTGCAACATgtaagtatattaatttataatataaaataagatattctACTttgatcttatttttaatatatacaggTCTATTTGGAATTCGTAAATATGGTGTTGATATAAATGGATATGTTATGGATCCTATAAAAGGATTATCAATATGGTTACAAAAGCGTAGTCCTAATAAGCAAACATGGCCAGGATATTGGGATAATATGGTCAGTGGTGGATTAAGTGTTGGTTTTGGTATTAATGAAACTGCTATAAAAGAAGCCGGAGAAGAAGCCAGTATCCCTAATAatcttattgaaaaattaaaaagtgttGGATGTGTTTCATTATTCTTCGAAAGTGAAAGAGGATTGTTTCCCAATACAGAATTTGTTTTTGATCTTGAATTACCACCAGATTTTGTCCCAAGTAACAGTGATGGAGAAGTAGAGACTTTTGAATTGCTTCCAGTAAATGAATGTTTAGAAAGGATAGCTTCTACAAATTTTAAAACTACATCAGTACCAGTTGTACTTGACTTTTTAATTAGACATGGATACATTACTGCAGAGAATGGTAAGATTTTAATGATAgaattaagaagaaagaaaactctagtgatatcttttcaaatatacTAATATTACTGTTGCAGAGCCTAATTTCATACAAATTATGGAACTCCTTCATGTTCCACTGCAAACCATGTACAATCATCCTTTAAAAAGATGTAAAATTACTGCCAATGGAGAAGCAACTGAAGCTCTAGGAAAAGTTTAGgtttaattagataattatttttctgcaTGATTAAAGTTGCTAAGCAACTAAATTTTTGGTTTAATTTGGATTGGCTTTTTAGTTTGAATGCATAATCATGTTCTTCTTTTAAACAatcaaaaatatgtatttaccaattatatttatttcatattttaactttatattatttgccttcagtatgataatttaattttgttttcaaaaaGTTATATGTTAATGTGTACTTTTTAGGTTGAACATAgactaaaaatattttaaagaattaatgaaaatgttagaaaattaaatttaactagcaatacgatttttataaaatatgttaacaAATAATGGTTTCCTTTATTCTAATTGGAATTGCATATGATATGTAGAATTTTgctattttaaatgtttttattttcatagaaaccattaaaattaaaatatataaaatttcaatttgttcAATAATTGATCGCccacaaattaatatattttatcaattttctatgctatttatcataatatcttaataatcatttgtattaattttaacataatCATAAAATTGACGTCCCTATGTTGAAACCGAAATGTTATCAACACAGCATTCCAATGAacaaatttaacatttaagtTTTAAATAATGGAAATTTCAATCCTTTTCCAAATTTAAACTATTTTCtgttcaaaaaataaatccatGCATAATGCCATCGCAGAAAAATCCTAATACTCCATCTAGAATTAAGATGAAATCCATTCACAGTATTATGAAAGTGAATGTACAATATAGCATTTTTATATGTCAGAACTTTGAAGGCAGTTCATGTGCAAATATGTGTTCTATACCCGGACtttactattaataaaaaatgaatagaa contains:
- the LOC124950546 gene encoding uncharacterized protein YJR142W; translated protein: MTDNHTDPMSRLLKLANKVNCFYLSGFHAGECRAFVVDGQQVGLVRPDVMKELLNHPQVFQVHPEYVQLNPAFRDYAERSARVEEVLRKWKADEKFITLHGWREEYYEVRAQFNTQPLFKMDRSATCLFGIRKYGVDINGYVMDPIKGLSIWLQKRSPNKQTWPGYWDNMVSGGLSVGFGINETAIKEAGEEASIPNNLIEKLKSVGCVSLFFESERGLFPNTEFVFDLELPPDFVPSNSDGEVETFELLPVNECLERIASTNFKTTSVPVVLDFLIRHGYITAENEPNFIQIMELLHVPLQTMYNHPLKRCKITANGEATEALGKV